The genomic DNA GGTGAGAAAAATGTCGTTGGACTTGTTGTGAACCTGAAAATGCACGACAAATCAGCGGACTTCTTTCGCGCCGCTGCACCGATTGAACACGCTGTGAAGACCGATCCGACGGGAAATTTCCATTTTGCCGAGCTCTACCCAATCGAATACACCTTGACAATTTCCCGGAACGGTCTTATCATAGCCTTTATAGAGTCCATTCATCCACAAAAACAGGCACAGGTTTCTATCCGCCTACCACAATTGCAGACCTTACGCGGCACAGTTGTCGATGCGCAAGAACGACCCATAGCAGATGCCCAGATCCACGCAACTCGGCACACTGAAACTGGGCACGGGGTACGCCTCTCATCAGCGCAAACAAACGAGGCAGGCAACTTTCAGATGGAAGTCGTAGAGACTGAGCCGCGACTTCTCTCACTTGAAGTCAGCAAAAAGGGATTCTTTTCAAGAGTATACCAGAACGTAGACATCGGTAAGATGCCGCCAATTTTACCACTCAAGGAAGGGGCGAGTATTAAAGGGCGTGTGACCCTCCCGCAGAATATACCGCCCGATGGGCAGTATGCTGTGAAAGTGTTCTCCATAGACGCACCGATGGAGCCAAGCCTGAATCCGTTAGTATTATACAAACCCATTTTGTCAAGACACTTTCCTGTGACGGAATCTACTTTTGTTGTTGATGGACTATTTGCGGAAAAATATACGCTCTATATCGTTGGAGACGGCATCTCGGCAACCCGATTTGACGCGGACGTCTTGATGAATCCTGAACAGTTCCCTGTTATAGCCGATCAACCCACGACAACACTACAAGGACAAATTTTCTGGGCAGATACAGGTCAGCCTGTCCACGATGCCATCATTTCGCGTTCATGGTATCCTTGGGAATTACACCCGTATGATATGTCAATGACACTGGATCGATTTGAAGTAAAAACGGACACACATGGCAAATTTGAATTCCACAATCTAACACAGGCGAGTTATCAACTTCATATCCGTGCTGTTGATGCAGTATTTGAAGGGACGGCAGAACGTTATCAACGGACACTGATTCACAAACAGGTTGAAATTCCTGCCTCTGATACCGAATATCGCATCTACATAGGCAGGCGAGACGGCACCCCCTTTGCAAAGTAGTAGGCATGCTCCGCGGGTTCTCCGTTACTAATAATAGACAATATGACATCCACGCATGACACATAAACACTTCTTTACACACACACTCACAACAATGATCCTTATCTTATTTCTCCTTCTTCCCGCAAATGCTGGCTTGCACGGCATACTCAAAGATGGAGAAAGAATCATCCTTCAGGAAATTGCCATTCCTGAAGCCGCAGGCGACTACTACCGAAGACCCGGCAAATTAATAGCATCCGAAGGCGAAAATCGCTGGTTCGGACCGGAAATCGACAGCCGAGTGCTTTGTCACATGATTGCGCACCCATTTAACGACGCAGGATTTTTTGACATCATCTATACCAGAGAAGAAGCCAAAGTCTGGCCCTCCTCAAGACCCGGGAGAGTCTGGTGGTATCGGAAACAGGAGTGGCGTTTCGCAACTGCCGACACACCTTGGGGCACAGACACCGTTCGCCTCATCCTCGTATCCGAGATCGGTTGGACAGATATCGACTCCGGAAACAGCACTACTGGATTCCCTTGGAGCGGATTCGAGGAACACTGGCGCGATGGAGACTTCGTGAAATCCAAAGCCGAAATAATCGGTTACTACCCCTACGAGCGCAACGGCAAAAGATACCTCGCGCCGAAGTATTACAAAAGTGGAACCTTGGACTACATCTGTGCGACTGGGACAGGACGGCTTAACTTGAAGGTACTCGGTCACACCGAAGGACACTTTACAGATCCAGTATTTCGTTCCAAATCTAACCAACTCAGTCGCCGCGAAAAAGGCACAGATAATTGGTACGACTGTCTGCCCTTAAAATAACCGAATTATAATTCGCTGGCGGGGTTCTAACCCCACACCATAATTTGCTGGCGAGGTTTCTAACCTTGTTCCTGTGAACGAAATGAAAAACATCACGCGCACATTCAACGCACTCATTATCGTTTATATCTTTCTCCTTTCGGCGGGGAACACGAATGCCGCTTTCTGGGAAGACCACTTTGAACAAGAGGCAGTAGATGACTGGCAGCACATGGGAAACGATTCCGTCTGGAGGGTCGAGGATGGGTTTTTAAGGGCAGAAATTCAGGCACAGAACCAATGGAGTATCATATTTGAACGCTACCAACTCATCGCCTATCCCGGTCCCTATAATGATTTTACAATTACCCTTGAAACCGTCGGCGCGGCGCAAGCGCGATTCGGCATTGCACTCGCAAAGCACTTCCAAAATCCTGTGGCCGAGGTAGCGGAGAACGGCTACTACCTCTTTTTCACAAACGATATGCAAGCCTCAAGAGACAGCGGCGTGTTTGTGGGACCCGAACGACGCTGGGACACCGACGCACTCCAACAAATGGAACTCCACTTCAAGGACGGCAGATTCCAATTGAATGCGGATGGCGAATCACGCCTCGACTTCAGGGACGCGAACTTCGATCACATTGATACCATCGCCTTCGTACTCGCCGGATTTGTCACAGAGGACGTTAACACAGGGAGTGCGTGGGTAGACACGTTTACGATTGACGGACTCTCAGTCTCACCGAAACGAAAATTAACAACCACATGGGCACACTTGAAGCAGCAGCCTTGATATTTGTTGGTTGGCGATTAGCAATTATGGTAGATATCAGAATTAAGTAGACACTTCGGAGTCGGTGCGGTTAGGAAACCGTACCTACTTTCTAATCAAAAACGGAGCCCGCAACAACGGCGCGGGGTTTTTGCTTGGGCGTTTCTTCAACTCGAATACGAGAACCTTCAAAGTTCATAAGGGTCTTTCTTATCCGCAAGGTAAAATTAAAAGATGTTGCGTAAAAACTTGGATCTGATTTTTAATGCATTTCTACTCGTTGTGGTGCTTGCCATTGCGTTTTGGACCACCTACGCCGGAGCGAGATTGAACCCTGGGGAAAGTGCGAGACCCGCAAATTCAGGGTTCTACTATAGAACCCCGGGTGTAAGCGGCACGTGGTTCGGACCTGAAATCAACTCGCTTACCCTCTGCTCCGGTGTCCACAACCCTTTTAACAATAGAGGGCGGTTCGACATCGTAGAAACCATCGAAAATGCCGCGGTGTCCCGTTCAAGTATCCGAGGCGCGCTCCGTTGGTATCGTGGACAACGGTGGTATTTCGGCACGGACGACACGCCGTGGGAGACAAACTTCTCCTACATTACGCTCCGCGACGATTTAGGATGGGATGAAATTAGTGTAGGGGGAGGAACAACCGGCTATCCGTGGAGCGGCATCGAACGACACTGGCGGGACGGGAATATTATCCGAGCACAAGCCTCTGTCATCGGCTGGCGGCGGTATGCCCGAGGTGCAGAACGATGGGTCTGTCCGATGTACTACAAAATCGGAGGGTGGGAAGGCGAAACCCTTGAAGTCAACTGCAAAACCCTCAGAACATGGTTTCCCCCGGATTGGAACGTCCTGAAACAGAAAGATGGAGACTTCGGTCCCCCTGTTGAGCGCGAACCCGGGGTCCTGAGTCGAAAAGGAAAGAAAACACAACAGTGGTACGACTGCATCAAAATCAATTAGGAATCTCTTGCTGACTGCTGATGGATACCGACTGCCAACGGTAGGAGGGATCTCCGAATCCCCACTCTTACTGACCGCTGACTGCTGATTGCCGACAACTATCTTATGCTAAACAAAAACACAACACTTCTCATACTGTTTTATACGCTCATTCACTGTCCCCTTTCTGTCTTCGCCGAGACGTGGCACGACGATTTCGATGCGGAAAAACCCGATGCGTGGCGGGTCGTCGGGAACGATTCCATCTGGAAAATCAGCGACGGTTTCTTACACGCGGAGGTCAACCGGGACTGGGATGTCCAATACGAACTCTACCAATTCATCGCGCGCCCACCCCCCTACAGAAACTTCACAATCACGATAAACGACTTCGGTGGCGACAAAACACGTTTCGGTTTTTGTGTAGGACGCCGCTTTCCCGACACTCCAGAAGAAGATCCCTTCTTCTACGTGTTTTTCCCCGATGAAATCAGGGCAAGGCGTTTCGATGGTAAAGGGAGCAGCCACCCCTTCCGAACTCGGCTCTCCAGAGAACCACGCACCCGCTGGGAAACGGATGTCCTCTCAAAGATGGAACTGCAATTTAATGCCGGGCATTTCGTGTTGTTGACAGACGGTAAACTCCGGACAGCATTTCAGGATGCGAACTTTGATAAGATCGAAATTCTCGGTTTCGTCATGGAAGGCATCAACATCGCAAACGAGTGGGTCGGCGCGGCGTGGGCGGATTCCTTCACCATTTCTGGTCTGAACGTCGCTCCAGAGATAAGATTAACCCTAATTTGGGGAAGACTCAAGCAAAGATAAAAAACACCCAGTTCAAGAACGGCGTAGGCGGCTCGTAAGAGAGGCTGCCGATCTACAGACCGCCTTTATTCCTCCGCAAGGTAAGTTTAAAATTTAGTAATTTCATAAATGGCAGCCTGCAACAACGGCGCAGGCGACTCGTGAGGAAGACAGTCGTTCTGCGAATCACCTTTATTACTCGGCGAGGTGGGTTTAAATCTTAGTGGTTCTGTAAACGGCAGCCTGCAACAACGGCGCAGGCGACTCGTGAGAAAGGCAGTTGTTCTAAAACCCCCTTCATTACTCCGCAAGGTAAAATTAAAAATTCGCAAGATAAACTTAAAAATTCGCAAGGTAAGTTTAAAAAATGTTGGAAAAAGAATTTAGGAATGAAGACCCATCAAGTAAAATTATCGTTCTTGCCTCACTGATCGTTTCCCTTATGGGGGGCGGTGCCCTTGCCGTTAAAATCGGGCTCCAAGGCTTCCCACCGCTAAAAATGGCACTCTTCCGTTGCATATTGGGAATTATTGCTGTTGGCGGAATAGGATTCTATTATGGGATGTCCATGCGGATGCGTTTCGAGGAACTCCGTCGGTTGCTGCTGATTGCCGTCCTCTACGCCCTACATACGATTACCTTGAACATCGGCACCCAATTCACAACAGCCTCTCGGGCAACCATTTTTTTCTATCTCTACCCATTCTTCACAGTCCTGTTCGGACACTTCTATCTTCCAAGCGATCGACTCTCTGCCACGAAAACAGTGGGAATTTTCATCGCCTTCGGTGGCGTTTTTCTCTCGCTCATGCCGGATTTACAAGGTCTTTCTACAGGATACCTCATCGGCGACCTGATCGTAACCCTTGGATCGTGTTTCTTGGGACTCCGCATCACAGTGACAAAGATGTTCGTTCAGGAGATTCACCCCTACCGACTCCTCGTCTGGCTGTTAGGTCTAAACATTCCGTGCTTTTATGTCCTGAGCCTCATTTTTGAGGGCGATAAGCCGATCGGATGGACGTTAGAAAGTACTGCAGGATTGCTCTACCAAGGGTGGATTATTACAGGTTTCTGTTTTTTGGTGTTGACATCCCTACTAAGAAAATACAAGGCAAGCAAATTGGTAATTTTAGGTTTCCTAATGCCAGTATCGGGTGTTCTGTTCAGCTATCTAATTTTAGGGGAGGAACTGACCGCCGGCTTGTTGGCAGGTACTGGATTAGTAGCAATCGGGATTTACCTTGTGAACAGGCAGCCTTAAAACGTGCACAAGCGACGGGGAATACGTAGAAGTTGCACATGATAACTCGAAAAGAAATCGCAATTAATAGTTTTGGACATAAAAAAAATTGAAAAAAAGGCGATAACCCCTTGATTTTATTCGGTTTATAGCACTTTTGTGCTATTTTGGAGGAAAGGAAATGATCATGAAAAAGAGAGGCATCTTTGAGGAAGTGGATAGCCTCACGCAACAGGAGCTGGAAGCGTTGCAGAGTCAAGACTTCCCTGAAGTCAAAACTTCGCCGAGTTACGTCAGTAGATTTTTACAATGGCTCCGGCATGCCTTTAATGTTTAGAGATATTCCAGTTCAATTAAGCTGAAAAACAGGCATATCAACAATAGATATTGTTCTTAAGCCATCGTTTATGTCCAAACGCACACTCCTCACAACCATCGTCATCCCCGCACTGCTCATCTCAGGGCTTATCATCTTCCTCATCAACAACCGAGAGGAACCCTCAGCCGAACTCGTCCTGACACAGCAACAGATTCACTTCGGAACACTCCGAGAATGGGAGGGACCCGTAACACGCTCCGTAACAGCACGAAACGTAGGCAAATACCCACTCCACATCCAAAGGATTCACATAGGGTGCAGCTACGCCGAAATCACAGGACCAGGGGTCATCCAACCCGATACAGAAGCCACATTCCAGATACGCCTCAACCCAGAACGTCTGCCCGATGACGAGACCTCAGCAACCGCCACTATCTTCACAGACAGCCCCAAGACCCCGATTGTGTATCTCACAATTGTTGCTATAGCTAAACGATTCGCGACACTCACGCCGAACATTTGTGAGTTTGGTGATATTCACCCCGATACGATGTATCAAAAGACCATTGATCTCACTGTGAATGCCCCCCTTGACACATCGGACATCCGCCTTCTCCCATCCGGACATGAAGCACTCACAGGGGAGATAACACCCAATCTGCAGACAGATACCTCTCTCATTACAATCCAACTCGGTCCTCTGAAAGACAAAGGTGCCTTTTCATCGCTACTCACTGTCCATTTCCCAAACCAACGAACACTCACCCTCCTTGTCACCGCCGAAGTCGTCCCAACTGACCGCCAACGATAGAAGGAATCTCCGAACCCCGGTTCTTTCTGACTGCTGATGGCTGACTGCCATTCTTCTGATAACCAATAAACACTTGACAAAAACCTCCAAATTGTCGTATCATTAAATACAAGAACACGCAAAAAAGCAGAAGAACCCCTTCATGGAAAAACGCTACTTCGATTTCAGGGATATTTTCCAAGTTATCCGCTACGGATTCAGTGGGCGAAAGATCGCAGTTCATTTCATCGGACTCGTTCTCGCATATCTAATCTATGAAACTTTGGTGTATCTCAGTCTCGTCATTGTAGGAGGCACCGCCGTGCAGGACTTCTGGAATAAGTATGCACTCCTACCCCTACCACCCTTCGGTGATGCAGGACTGACGCAGACAACTGAAATCGCAATGTGGATAGGGATAATTGGCTTCGCCTGCATCTTCTTCTTAGCAAGCACCGTGGCTTCCAAAA from Candidatus Poribacteria bacterium includes the following:
- a CDS encoding carboxypeptidase regulatory-like domain-containing protein, whose product is MNNTSITRSILLLIFLWTGSGICQTLPDNTTFYGTFVDTQDGHPIPEVLVRVDAEKIEQAYPDREFAHATVTDAKGTFSITIPSENQTYHAFSLMALHPQYQAKRLRKEMSPSKSKYNVGVIALRRTLPLQGNVSGEKNVVGLVVNLKMHDKSADFFRAAAPIEHAVKTDPTGNFHFAELYPIEYTLTISRNGLIIAFIESIHPQKQAQVSIRLPQLQTLRGTVVDAQERPIADAQIHATRHTETGHGVRLSSAQTNEAGNFQMEVVETEPRLLSLEVSKKGFFSRVYQNVDIGKMPPILPLKEGASIKGRVTLPQNIPPDGQYAVKVFSIDAPMEPSLNPLVLYKPILSRHFPVTESTFVVDGLFAEKYTLYIVGDGISATRFDADVLMNPEQFPVIADQPTTTLQGQIFWADTGQPVHDAIISRSWYPWELHPYDMSMTLDRFEVKTDTHGKFEFHNLTQASYQLHIRAVDAVFEGTAERYQRTLIHKQVEIPASDTEYRIYIGRRDGTPFAK
- a CDS encoding DMT family transporter → MLEKEFRNEDPSSKIIVLASLIVSLMGGGALAVKIGLQGFPPLKMALFRCILGIIAVGGIGFYYGMSMRMRFEELRRLLLIAVLYALHTITLNIGTQFTTASRATIFFYLYPFFTVLFGHFYLPSDRLSATKTVGIFIAFGGVFLSLMPDLQGLSTGYLIGDLIVTLGSCFLGLRITVTKMFVQEIHPYRLLVWLLGLNIPCFYVLSLIFEGDKPIGWTLESTAGLLYQGWIITGFCFLVLTSLLRKYKASKLVILGFLMPVSGVLFSYLILGEELTAGLLAGTGLVAIGIYLVNRQP
- a CDS encoding DUF1573 domain-containing protein; the protein is MSKRTLLTTIVIPALLISGLIIFLINNREEPSAELVLTQQQIHFGTLREWEGPVTRSVTARNVGKYPLHIQRIHIGCSYAEITGPGVIQPDTEATFQIRLNPERLPDDETSATATIFTDSPKTPIVYLTIVAIAKRFATLTPNICEFGDIHPDTMYQKTIDLTVNAPLDTSDIRLLPSGHEALTGEITPNLQTDTSLITIQLGPLKDKGAFSSLLTVHFPNQRTLTLLVTAEVVPTDRQR